A part of Paramisgurnus dabryanus chromosome 15, PD_genome_1.1, whole genome shotgun sequence genomic DNA contains:
- the frmpd4 gene encoding FERM and PDZ domain-containing protein 4 isoform X2, whose translation MDVFSFVRMPKLAGHRTKASSCPTPTQGSWTSTQGPSNGWEMASSREGRDCYIGHLSQSSSLDDIRVDVEKFVPPAPRKVEMRRDPVLGFGFVAGSEKPVVVRSVTPGGPSEGKLIPGDEIVMINDEAVSTAPRERVIDLVRSCKESIILTVVQPYPSPKSAFISAAKKAKLKSNPVKVRFAEEVIINGQVPETVKDNSLLFMPNVLKVYLENGQTKSFRFDCNTSIKDVILTLQEKLSIKSIEHFSLMLEHKTEASITKLMLLHEQEMLTQVTQRPGSHKMKCFFRISFLPKDPVDLLRRDAVAFDYLYVQSCKDVVQERYGSELKYDTALRLAALQMYILMLSTKQTQKVSLKYIEKEWGLAQFLPPAVLSSMKEKNIRKALAHILKTNQNLVPPGKKLTALQAKVHYLKYLSDLRLYGGRVFKSTLVQGEKHTEVTLLVGPRYGISHVINTKTNLVALLADFSHVNRIEMYTEDEKNVRVELHVLDVKPITLIMESSDAMNLACLTAGYYRLLVDSRRSIFNMANSSNTPVHDSRAKRNYQAIDWNYSHCTACNEPHPDYVMCGQQVCDMTEIHQSQHHTHGDERSDRLNRGGHGCSQSYFTVPKCKTQESPRSAKVSFIFGDPPLDSVNPQNLGYQRLMEDIPEVLEEHRYLYAQQKDYRALEASMEVDGFQYGASMVYGDAKIFGTTEGIEEPLLHDICYADTTDDAEDDDDISCEDDMVMMMMGEKAHSFLSLSESSDDIIDLTSLPPPPEGEDNEDDDVLFQSLNLAIAAPPPGFRDSSDEDDHQGPRGRKSAAGMKNDIPVSLIDSVPMPVSGGTEQVFNDAVVSTLQALEALAASEEQSHPQSDNNSGVEISRSFSPESSSDSGNETNSSEMTEGSELAAAHKLCENTLKMFVATVDGYQTVAEEETEFRLRPCDIRASLRNLEDDPQSSQARSALHSDRFEMEPETMETKSLTDYFNKLHMDRAMGMKPEERDVKVRPGAESEARQVTESHGENIVRRLNGFNVRDAHRSGAFDLERRSFAFQESNQRSHMAMNSKADGHIYSEVAAEGGTLDRVSQKPKLQLNDSRDKCSPAKEKHLMERAQHQNRAAAPAEQDVPRMYEYPLPKRMSSLQSEGVHSLQSSQSSSIDGGCCTGSSNSVTPMDSPLCTADNLHTQPESSAKAVGYPNQSADATFLRKHHGSAAAESTASAGQRMSKIKETTV comes from the exons TCACCTGTCACAGTCGAGCTCTTTGGATGATATACGTGTTGATGTTGAGAAGTTTGTTCCTCCTGCACCACGGAAGGTAGAGATGAGACGAGACCCGGTGCTCGGCTTTGGATTTGTGGCGGGCAGCGAGAAGCCGGTCGTGGTCCGATCGGTTACTCCAG GAGGACCTTCAGAAGGAAAACTGATCCCTGGAGATGAAATCGTGATGATAAATGATGAGGCGGTCAGCACAGCTCCAAGAGAAAGAGTCATTGATCTTGTCAG AAGTTGTAAAGAGTCTATCATACTGACTGTGGTACAGCCATACCCC TCGCCCAAATCTGCCTTCATCAGTGCAGCTAAAAAAGCCAAGCTGAAGTCGAATCCTGTGAAAGTCCGTTTCGCCGAGGAGGTCATTATTAACGGACAAGTACCT GAAACTGTGAAAGATAATTCTCTACTCTTCATGCCAAACGTCTTGAAGGTGTATCTGGAAAACGGACAAACAAAATCCTTCAGGTTTGACTGCAACACATCTATCAAG GATGTTATTCTGACGCTGCAGGAAAAACTCTCTATTAAAAGTattgaacatttctcattgaTGCTGGAACACAAGACTGAGGCTTCAATCACTAAACTAATGCTTCTGCATGAACAGGAGATGCTTACACAG gTGACACAACGGCCGGGGTCACATAAGATGAAATGCTTTTTTCGCATCAGTTTTCTTCCCAAAGATCCGGTGGATCTTCTCAGGAGAGACGCTGTTGCCTTTGATTATCTCTATGTTCAG agCTGTAAAGACGTTGTGCAGGAACGTTACGGCTCAGAGTTAAAATACGATACGGCGCTTCGACTGGCCGCTCTTCAGATGTACATCCTCATGCTCAGCACCAAACAAACACAGAAAGTctctttgaaatacattga AAAGGAGTGGGGTCTGGCTCAGTTTCTCCCTCCAGCGGTTTTGTCCAGCATGAAGGAGAAAAACATCAGAAAAGCTCTCGCACACATTCTGAAGACCAACCAGAATCTGGTGCCGCCGGggaaaaag CTGACGGCGTTACAGGCAAAGGTCCACTACCTGAAATACCTGAGTGACCTCAGACTGTATGGAGGACGAGTCTTTAAATCAACACTGGTT CAAGGAGAGAAACACACTGAAGTGACGCTGCTGGTCGGCCCCAGATACGGCATCAGTCACGTGATCAACACCAAAACAAACCTGGTGGCCCTGCTGGCCGACTTCAGCCATGTCAACAGAATCGAAATGTACACGGAGGATGAGAAGAACGTACGCGTGGAGCTTCACGTCTTAGATGTTAAA CCCATCACACTGATAATGGAGTCCAGTGATGCCATGAATTTGGCCTGTTTGACTGCTGGATACTACAGACTGCTGGTAGATTCACGCAGGTCCATCTTTAACATGGCCAACAGCAGTAACACTCCAG TACACGATTCGCGGGCCAAGCGCAACTATCAGGCAATCGACTGGAACTACAGCCACTGCACTGCATGCAATGAGCCACACCCAGATTATGTCATGTGTGGCCAACAAGTATGTGACATGACAGAAATCCATCAGTCGCAGCATCACACGCATGGGGACGAGAGATCAGACCGACTGAACAGAGGAGGACACGGCTGTTCTCAATCGTACTTCACCGTCCCAAAATGCAAAACTCAAGAGTCGCCCAGAAGCGCCAAGGTGTCCTTCATATTCGGCGATCCTCCGCTGGACAGCGTGAACCCACAGAACCTGGGATACCAGAGACTGATGGAGGACATCCCAGAGGTTTTAGAGGAACACAGATATCTGTACGCGCAGCAGAAAGACTACAGGGCCCTGGAAGCTTCGATGGAGGTCGACGGCTTTCAGTACGGCGCCAGCATGGTGTACGGCGACGCCAAAATCTTCGGTACGACAGAGGGCATCGAAGAGCCGCTTCTGCACGACATCTGCTACGCGGACACCACCGATGACGCCGAAGACGATGATGACATCAGCTGCGAGGACGAcatggtgatgatgatgatggggGAAAAGGCACACTCTTTCCTGTCTCTGTCGGAGTCAAGCGATGACATCATCGATCTAACGTCGCTCCCTCCACCGCCGGAGGGTGAAGACAACGAGGACGACGACGTCCTTTTTCAATCTCTGAACTTGGCGATAGCCGCCCCTCCGCCGGGGTTCAGGGACAGCTCGGATGAAGACGACCACCAGGGACCTCGAGGACGAAAATCAGCGGCCGGGATGAAAAACGACATCCCCGTGTCGCTGATCGATTCGGTGCCGATGCCGGTGTCTGGAGGAACGGAGCAAGTGTTCAATGATGCCGTGGTCTCCACGTTGCAGGCGCTCGAGGCTCTCGCGGCCTCTGAAGAGCAGTCGCATCCGCAATCGGACAATAATTCAG GTGTAGAAATATCTCGGTCTTTTAGCCCCGAGTCCTCGTCCGATTCTGGGAATGAGACAAATTCCTCTGAAATGACGGAGGGCTCGGAGCTGGCAGCAGCTCACAAACTCTGTGAAAACACTTTGAAAATGTTTGTAGCGACAGTGGACGGTTACCAAACGGTAGCCGAAGAGGAGACCGAGTTTCGGTTGAGGCCCTGCGACATCAGGGCCTCTCTACGAAATCTAGAAGACGACCCTCAGTCCAGTCAAGCTCGGAGCGCTCTTCACTCGGATCGCTTCGAGATGGAGCCAGAAACCATGGAAACCAAATCCTTGACCGACTACTTCAACAAACTCCACATGGACAGGGCGATGGGAATGAAGCCCGAAGAGCGTGATGTCAAGGTGAGACCTGGAGCAGAATCCGAAGCACGTCAGGTCACTGAATCACACGGAGAAAACATTGTCAGGAGGCTCAACGGCTTCAATGTGAGAGATGCCCATCGATCGGGTGCCTTTGACCTCGAGAGGAGATCTTTTGCATTTCAAGAATCTAATCAAAGATCTCACATGGCCATGAATAGTAAGGCAGATGGGCACATTTACTCTGAAGTGGCCGCTGAAGGTGGCACATTGGACAGGGTCTCCCAAAAACCAAAGTTACAGTTAAATGACTCGAGAGACAAGTGTTCCCCCGCTAAAGAGAAACATTTAATGGAGCGAGCCCAGCACCAAAACAGAGCAGCGGCTCCGGCCGAGCAAGATGTCCCACGGATGTATGAATATCCGCTGCCCAAAAGGATGTCGTCTCTCCAGAGTGAAGGTGTTCATTCTCTACAGAGTTCCCAGTCTTCATCCATTGATGGCGGCTGCTGTACGGGAAGCAGTAACTCGGTGACACCAATGGATTCTCCTCTTTGTACGGCTGATAATCTCCACACGCAGCCTGAATCCTCTGCCAAAGCTGTCGGATATCCAAACCAGAGTGCAGATGCCACGTTTTTACGGAAGCACCACGGATCGGCTGCTGCGGAGTCGACCGCGAGCGCAGGCCAGCGGATGTCCAAGATTAAAGAAACTACAG TGTAG
- the frmpd4 gene encoding FERM and PDZ domain-containing protein 4 isoform X3 — MRRDPVLGFGFVAGSEKPVVVRSVTPGGPSEGKLIPGDEIVMINDEAVSTAPRERVIDLVRSCKESIILTVVQPYPSPKSAFISAAKKAKLKSNPVKVRFAEEVIINGQVPETVKDNSLLFMPNVLKVYLENGQTKSFRFDCNTSIKDVILTLQEKLSIKSIEHFSLMLEHKTEASITKLMLLHEQEMLTQVTQRPGSHKMKCFFRISFLPKDPVDLLRRDAVAFDYLYVQSCKDVVQERYGSELKYDTALRLAALQMYILMLSTKQTQKVSLKYIEKEWGLAQFLPPAVLSSMKEKNIRKALAHILKTNQNLVPPGKKLTALQAKVHYLKYLSDLRLYGGRVFKSTLVQGEKHTEVTLLVGPRYGISHVINTKTNLVALLADFSHVNRIEMYTEDEKNVRVELHVLDVKPITLIMESSDAMNLACLTAGYYRLLVDSRRSIFNMANSSNTPVHDSRAKRNYQAIDWNYSHCTACNEPHPDYVMCGQQVCDMTEIHQSQHHTHGDERSDRLNRGGHGCSQSYFTVPKCKTQESPRSAKVSFIFGDPPLDSVNPQNLGYQRLMEDIPEVLEEHRYLYAQQKDYRALEASMEVDGFQYGASMVYGDAKIFGTTEGIEEPLLHDICYADTTDDAEDDDDISCEDDMVMMMMGEKAHSFLSLSESSDDIIDLTSLPPPPEGEDNEDDDVLFQSLNLAIAAPPPGFRDSSDEDDHQGPRGRKSAAGMKNDIPVSLIDSVPMPVSGGTEQVFNDAVVSTLQALEALAASEEQSHPQSDNNSGVEISRSFSPESSSDSGNETNSSEMTEGSELAAAHKLCENTLKMFVATVDGYQTVAEEETEFRLRPCDIRASLRNLEDDPQSSQARSALHSDRFEMEPETMETKSLTDYFNKLHMDRAMGMKPEERDVKVRPGAESEARQVTESHGENIVRRLNGFNVRDAHRSGAFDLERRSFAFQESNQRSHMAMNSKADGHIYSEVAAEGGTLDRVSQKPKLQLNDSRDKCSPAKEKHLMERAQHQNRAAAPAEQDVPRMYEYPLPKRMSSLQSEGVHSLQSSQSSSIDGGCCTGSSNSVTPMDSPLCTADNLHTQPESSAKAVGYPNQSADATFLRKHHGSAAAESTASAGQRMSKIKETTV, encoded by the exons ATGAGACGAGACCCGGTGCTCGGCTTTGGATTTGTGGCGGGCAGCGAGAAGCCGGTCGTGGTCCGATCGGTTACTCCAG GAGGACCTTCAGAAGGAAAACTGATCCCTGGAGATGAAATCGTGATGATAAATGATGAGGCGGTCAGCACAGCTCCAAGAGAAAGAGTCATTGATCTTGTCAG AAGTTGTAAAGAGTCTATCATACTGACTGTGGTACAGCCATACCCC TCGCCCAAATCTGCCTTCATCAGTGCAGCTAAAAAAGCCAAGCTGAAGTCGAATCCTGTGAAAGTCCGTTTCGCCGAGGAGGTCATTATTAACGGACAAGTACCT GAAACTGTGAAAGATAATTCTCTACTCTTCATGCCAAACGTCTTGAAGGTGTATCTGGAAAACGGACAAACAAAATCCTTCAGGTTTGACTGCAACACATCTATCAAG GATGTTATTCTGACGCTGCAGGAAAAACTCTCTATTAAAAGTattgaacatttctcattgaTGCTGGAACACAAGACTGAGGCTTCAATCACTAAACTAATGCTTCTGCATGAACAGGAGATGCTTACACAG gTGACACAACGGCCGGGGTCACATAAGATGAAATGCTTTTTTCGCATCAGTTTTCTTCCCAAAGATCCGGTGGATCTTCTCAGGAGAGACGCTGTTGCCTTTGATTATCTCTATGTTCAG agCTGTAAAGACGTTGTGCAGGAACGTTACGGCTCAGAGTTAAAATACGATACGGCGCTTCGACTGGCCGCTCTTCAGATGTACATCCTCATGCTCAGCACCAAACAAACACAGAAAGTctctttgaaatacattga AAAGGAGTGGGGTCTGGCTCAGTTTCTCCCTCCAGCGGTTTTGTCCAGCATGAAGGAGAAAAACATCAGAAAAGCTCTCGCACACATTCTGAAGACCAACCAGAATCTGGTGCCGCCGGggaaaaag CTGACGGCGTTACAGGCAAAGGTCCACTACCTGAAATACCTGAGTGACCTCAGACTGTATGGAGGACGAGTCTTTAAATCAACACTGGTT CAAGGAGAGAAACACACTGAAGTGACGCTGCTGGTCGGCCCCAGATACGGCATCAGTCACGTGATCAACACCAAAACAAACCTGGTGGCCCTGCTGGCCGACTTCAGCCATGTCAACAGAATCGAAATGTACACGGAGGATGAGAAGAACGTACGCGTGGAGCTTCACGTCTTAGATGTTAAA CCCATCACACTGATAATGGAGTCCAGTGATGCCATGAATTTGGCCTGTTTGACTGCTGGATACTACAGACTGCTGGTAGATTCACGCAGGTCCATCTTTAACATGGCCAACAGCAGTAACACTCCAG TACACGATTCGCGGGCCAAGCGCAACTATCAGGCAATCGACTGGAACTACAGCCACTGCACTGCATGCAATGAGCCACACCCAGATTATGTCATGTGTGGCCAACAAGTATGTGACATGACAGAAATCCATCAGTCGCAGCATCACACGCATGGGGACGAGAGATCAGACCGACTGAACAGAGGAGGACACGGCTGTTCTCAATCGTACTTCACCGTCCCAAAATGCAAAACTCAAGAGTCGCCCAGAAGCGCCAAGGTGTCCTTCATATTCGGCGATCCTCCGCTGGACAGCGTGAACCCACAGAACCTGGGATACCAGAGACTGATGGAGGACATCCCAGAGGTTTTAGAGGAACACAGATATCTGTACGCGCAGCAGAAAGACTACAGGGCCCTGGAAGCTTCGATGGAGGTCGACGGCTTTCAGTACGGCGCCAGCATGGTGTACGGCGACGCCAAAATCTTCGGTACGACAGAGGGCATCGAAGAGCCGCTTCTGCACGACATCTGCTACGCGGACACCACCGATGACGCCGAAGACGATGATGACATCAGCTGCGAGGACGAcatggtgatgatgatgatggggGAAAAGGCACACTCTTTCCTGTCTCTGTCGGAGTCAAGCGATGACATCATCGATCTAACGTCGCTCCCTCCACCGCCGGAGGGTGAAGACAACGAGGACGACGACGTCCTTTTTCAATCTCTGAACTTGGCGATAGCCGCCCCTCCGCCGGGGTTCAGGGACAGCTCGGATGAAGACGACCACCAGGGACCTCGAGGACGAAAATCAGCGGCCGGGATGAAAAACGACATCCCCGTGTCGCTGATCGATTCGGTGCCGATGCCGGTGTCTGGAGGAACGGAGCAAGTGTTCAATGATGCCGTGGTCTCCACGTTGCAGGCGCTCGAGGCTCTCGCGGCCTCTGAAGAGCAGTCGCATCCGCAATCGGACAATAATTCAG GTGTAGAAATATCTCGGTCTTTTAGCCCCGAGTCCTCGTCCGATTCTGGGAATGAGACAAATTCCTCTGAAATGACGGAGGGCTCGGAGCTGGCAGCAGCTCACAAACTCTGTGAAAACACTTTGAAAATGTTTGTAGCGACAGTGGACGGTTACCAAACGGTAGCCGAAGAGGAGACCGAGTTTCGGTTGAGGCCCTGCGACATCAGGGCCTCTCTACGAAATCTAGAAGACGACCCTCAGTCCAGTCAAGCTCGGAGCGCTCTTCACTCGGATCGCTTCGAGATGGAGCCAGAAACCATGGAAACCAAATCCTTGACCGACTACTTCAACAAACTCCACATGGACAGGGCGATGGGAATGAAGCCCGAAGAGCGTGATGTCAAGGTGAGACCTGGAGCAGAATCCGAAGCACGTCAGGTCACTGAATCACACGGAGAAAACATTGTCAGGAGGCTCAACGGCTTCAATGTGAGAGATGCCCATCGATCGGGTGCCTTTGACCTCGAGAGGAGATCTTTTGCATTTCAAGAATCTAATCAAAGATCTCACATGGCCATGAATAGTAAGGCAGATGGGCACATTTACTCTGAAGTGGCCGCTGAAGGTGGCACATTGGACAGGGTCTCCCAAAAACCAAAGTTACAGTTAAATGACTCGAGAGACAAGTGTTCCCCCGCTAAAGAGAAACATTTAATGGAGCGAGCCCAGCACCAAAACAGAGCAGCGGCTCCGGCCGAGCAAGATGTCCCACGGATGTATGAATATCCGCTGCCCAAAAGGATGTCGTCTCTCCAGAGTGAAGGTGTTCATTCTCTACAGAGTTCCCAGTCTTCATCCATTGATGGCGGCTGCTGTACGGGAAGCAGTAACTCGGTGACACCAATGGATTCTCCTCTTTGTACGGCTGATAATCTCCACACGCAGCCTGAATCCTCTGCCAAAGCTGTCGGATATCCAAACCAGAGTGCAGATGCCACGTTTTTACGGAAGCACCACGGATCGGCTGCTGCGGAGTCGACCGCGAGCGCAGGCCAGCGGATGTCCAAGATTAAAGAAACTACAG TGTAG
- the frmpd4 gene encoding FERM and PDZ domain-containing protein 4 isoform X1 — MSKGQQNKQRTAEDMEPSEELDVFTVIHHRTKASSCPTPTQGSWTSTQGPSNGWEMASSREGRDCYIGHLSQSSSLDDIRVDVEKFVPPAPRKVEMRRDPVLGFGFVAGSEKPVVVRSVTPGGPSEGKLIPGDEIVMINDEAVSTAPRERVIDLVRSCKESIILTVVQPYPSPKSAFISAAKKAKLKSNPVKVRFAEEVIINGQVPETVKDNSLLFMPNVLKVYLENGQTKSFRFDCNTSIKDVILTLQEKLSIKSIEHFSLMLEHKTEASITKLMLLHEQEMLTQVTQRPGSHKMKCFFRISFLPKDPVDLLRRDAVAFDYLYVQSCKDVVQERYGSELKYDTALRLAALQMYILMLSTKQTQKVSLKYIEKEWGLAQFLPPAVLSSMKEKNIRKALAHILKTNQNLVPPGKKLTALQAKVHYLKYLSDLRLYGGRVFKSTLVQGEKHTEVTLLVGPRYGISHVINTKTNLVALLADFSHVNRIEMYTEDEKNVRVELHVLDVKPITLIMESSDAMNLACLTAGYYRLLVDSRRSIFNMANSSNTPVHDSRAKRNYQAIDWNYSHCTACNEPHPDYVMCGQQVCDMTEIHQSQHHTHGDERSDRLNRGGHGCSQSYFTVPKCKTQESPRSAKVSFIFGDPPLDSVNPQNLGYQRLMEDIPEVLEEHRYLYAQQKDYRALEASMEVDGFQYGASMVYGDAKIFGTTEGIEEPLLHDICYADTTDDAEDDDDISCEDDMVMMMMGEKAHSFLSLSESSDDIIDLTSLPPPPEGEDNEDDDVLFQSLNLAIAAPPPGFRDSSDEDDHQGPRGRKSAAGMKNDIPVSLIDSVPMPVSGGTEQVFNDAVVSTLQALEALAASEEQSHPQSDNNSGVEISRSFSPESSSDSGNETNSSEMTEGSELAAAHKLCENTLKMFVATVDGYQTVAEEETEFRLRPCDIRASLRNLEDDPQSSQARSALHSDRFEMEPETMETKSLTDYFNKLHMDRAMGMKPEERDVKVRPGAESEARQVTESHGENIVRRLNGFNVRDAHRSGAFDLERRSFAFQESNQRSHMAMNSKADGHIYSEVAAEGGTLDRVSQKPKLQLNDSRDKCSPAKEKHLMERAQHQNRAAAPAEQDVPRMYEYPLPKRMSSLQSEGVHSLQSSQSSSIDGGCCTGSSNSVTPMDSPLCTADNLHTQPESSAKAVGYPNQSADATFLRKHHGSAAAESTASAGQRMSKIKETTV, encoded by the exons TCACCTGTCACAGTCGAGCTCTTTGGATGATATACGTGTTGATGTTGAGAAGTTTGTTCCTCCTGCACCACGGAAGGTAGAGATGAGACGAGACCCGGTGCTCGGCTTTGGATTTGTGGCGGGCAGCGAGAAGCCGGTCGTGGTCCGATCGGTTACTCCAG GAGGACCTTCAGAAGGAAAACTGATCCCTGGAGATGAAATCGTGATGATAAATGATGAGGCGGTCAGCACAGCTCCAAGAGAAAGAGTCATTGATCTTGTCAG AAGTTGTAAAGAGTCTATCATACTGACTGTGGTACAGCCATACCCC TCGCCCAAATCTGCCTTCATCAGTGCAGCTAAAAAAGCCAAGCTGAAGTCGAATCCTGTGAAAGTCCGTTTCGCCGAGGAGGTCATTATTAACGGACAAGTACCT GAAACTGTGAAAGATAATTCTCTACTCTTCATGCCAAACGTCTTGAAGGTGTATCTGGAAAACGGACAAACAAAATCCTTCAGGTTTGACTGCAACACATCTATCAAG GATGTTATTCTGACGCTGCAGGAAAAACTCTCTATTAAAAGTattgaacatttctcattgaTGCTGGAACACAAGACTGAGGCTTCAATCACTAAACTAATGCTTCTGCATGAACAGGAGATGCTTACACAG gTGACACAACGGCCGGGGTCACATAAGATGAAATGCTTTTTTCGCATCAGTTTTCTTCCCAAAGATCCGGTGGATCTTCTCAGGAGAGACGCTGTTGCCTTTGATTATCTCTATGTTCAG agCTGTAAAGACGTTGTGCAGGAACGTTACGGCTCAGAGTTAAAATACGATACGGCGCTTCGACTGGCCGCTCTTCAGATGTACATCCTCATGCTCAGCACCAAACAAACACAGAAAGTctctttgaaatacattga AAAGGAGTGGGGTCTGGCTCAGTTTCTCCCTCCAGCGGTTTTGTCCAGCATGAAGGAGAAAAACATCAGAAAAGCTCTCGCACACATTCTGAAGACCAACCAGAATCTGGTGCCGCCGGggaaaaag CTGACGGCGTTACAGGCAAAGGTCCACTACCTGAAATACCTGAGTGACCTCAGACTGTATGGAGGACGAGTCTTTAAATCAACACTGGTT CAAGGAGAGAAACACACTGAAGTGACGCTGCTGGTCGGCCCCAGATACGGCATCAGTCACGTGATCAACACCAAAACAAACCTGGTGGCCCTGCTGGCCGACTTCAGCCATGTCAACAGAATCGAAATGTACACGGAGGATGAGAAGAACGTACGCGTGGAGCTTCACGTCTTAGATGTTAAA CCCATCACACTGATAATGGAGTCCAGTGATGCCATGAATTTGGCCTGTTTGACTGCTGGATACTACAGACTGCTGGTAGATTCACGCAGGTCCATCTTTAACATGGCCAACAGCAGTAACACTCCAG TACACGATTCGCGGGCCAAGCGCAACTATCAGGCAATCGACTGGAACTACAGCCACTGCACTGCATGCAATGAGCCACACCCAGATTATGTCATGTGTGGCCAACAAGTATGTGACATGACAGAAATCCATCAGTCGCAGCATCACACGCATGGGGACGAGAGATCAGACCGACTGAACAGAGGAGGACACGGCTGTTCTCAATCGTACTTCACCGTCCCAAAATGCAAAACTCAAGAGTCGCCCAGAAGCGCCAAGGTGTCCTTCATATTCGGCGATCCTCCGCTGGACAGCGTGAACCCACAGAACCTGGGATACCAGAGACTGATGGAGGACATCCCAGAGGTTTTAGAGGAACACAGATATCTGTACGCGCAGCAGAAAGACTACAGGGCCCTGGAAGCTTCGATGGAGGTCGACGGCTTTCAGTACGGCGCCAGCATGGTGTACGGCGACGCCAAAATCTTCGGTACGACAGAGGGCATCGAAGAGCCGCTTCTGCACGACATCTGCTACGCGGACACCACCGATGACGCCGAAGACGATGATGACATCAGCTGCGAGGACGAcatggtgatgatgatgatggggGAAAAGGCACACTCTTTCCTGTCTCTGTCGGAGTCAAGCGATGACATCATCGATCTAACGTCGCTCCCTCCACCGCCGGAGGGTGAAGACAACGAGGACGACGACGTCCTTTTTCAATCTCTGAACTTGGCGATAGCCGCCCCTCCGCCGGGGTTCAGGGACAGCTCGGATGAAGACGACCACCAGGGACCTCGAGGACGAAAATCAGCGGCCGGGATGAAAAACGACATCCCCGTGTCGCTGATCGATTCGGTGCCGATGCCGGTGTCTGGAGGAACGGAGCAAGTGTTCAATGATGCCGTGGTCTCCACGTTGCAGGCGCTCGAGGCTCTCGCGGCCTCTGAAGAGCAGTCGCATCCGCAATCGGACAATAATTCAG GTGTAGAAATATCTCGGTCTTTTAGCCCCGAGTCCTCGTCCGATTCTGGGAATGAGACAAATTCCTCTGAAATGACGGAGGGCTCGGAGCTGGCAGCAGCTCACAAACTCTGTGAAAACACTTTGAAAATGTTTGTAGCGACAGTGGACGGTTACCAAACGGTAGCCGAAGAGGAGACCGAGTTTCGGTTGAGGCCCTGCGACATCAGGGCCTCTCTACGAAATCTAGAAGACGACCCTCAGTCCAGTCAAGCTCGGAGCGCTCTTCACTCGGATCGCTTCGAGATGGAGCCAGAAACCATGGAAACCAAATCCTTGACCGACTACTTCAACAAACTCCACATGGACAGGGCGATGGGAATGAAGCCCGAAGAGCGTGATGTCAAGGTGAGACCTGGAGCAGAATCCGAAGCACGTCAGGTCACTGAATCACACGGAGAAAACATTGTCAGGAGGCTCAACGGCTTCAATGTGAGAGATGCCCATCGATCGGGTGCCTTTGACCTCGAGAGGAGATCTTTTGCATTTCAAGAATCTAATCAAAGATCTCACATGGCCATGAATAGTAAGGCAGATGGGCACATTTACTCTGAAGTGGCCGCTGAAGGTGGCACATTGGACAGGGTCTCCCAAAAACCAAAGTTACAGTTAAATGACTCGAGAGACAAGTGTTCCCCCGCTAAAGAGAAACATTTAATGGAGCGAGCCCAGCACCAAAACAGAGCAGCGGCTCCGGCCGAGCAAGATGTCCCACGGATGTATGAATATCCGCTGCCCAAAAGGATGTCGTCTCTCCAGAGTGAAGGTGTTCATTCTCTACAGAGTTCCCAGTCTTCATCCATTGATGGCGGCTGCTGTACGGGAAGCAGTAACTCGGTGACACCAATGGATTCTCCTCTTTGTACGGCTGATAATCTCCACACGCAGCCTGAATCCTCTGCCAAAGCTGTCGGATATCCAAACCAGAGTGCAGATGCCACGTTTTTACGGAAGCACCACGGATCGGCTGCTGCGGAGTCGACCGCGAGCGCAGGCCAGCGGATGTCCAAGATTAAAGAAACTACAG TGTAG